The Cyclobacterium amurskyense genome contains the following window.
ACATAAGAATAATTTAAACTCAAATGTAGTGCACAACAAAGCCTGATACCGTAACATTGGTCACAGATCCATTAATTTACTTTACCCAACTATCCCCTTTCGGCTAAAGCTAAAACACTCCAGACAAAATGGATCACTTGGTTGCTTTTCCCATCCTCACATGAAGGCTATGACTTTATCTTCAATAAAATCACGTATTGCATAATTTTGGTCAAAAGTATAACTTCAGGCTCCAGCACCTGCATTAAAAGCATTGGAACGACCAACTATTTGATCTATATTAACCATTCAGGTAAAATACTGTGGCCGTTCTCTACAATATAAACTATAATTAATAGGCTAAAATGGAAAAAGAACCAAGCAACGCACAACTTTAAACAAAAACCCAAAGCTTTAACCCGAATATGCAATAGACAATCTATTACGTGCTGAAATCGCTTCAAAATCAACCACTTCGTTGCTGTTTTCAATTTCACCATAGCGGTGCTATTCTAAAATATCCAAACAGCCTGATTTTCTTGCGATTGCAACACTTCCCGTAAACACGGGACAGGCTTCACCCCTGACATTGTCAGGACGGAGAAATCCTATTACATAATCCGGGTTTAAAATACTAGAGGAAAATTAGAGATGCATTACCCTAACTGCATAAGGAGGTGGTTTGGTGTAAATAATACCATTTCATATGGAAACTGAATGAATAACAATAAAGTTGTATGTTCATAATAATATCAAATTGTATAAAAATACGCGATGACGACAAAACCCAATGAACAATCGATTGTAATGTTAGGTGCTAGTGGTGCCGTTGGTACAGCAGCTTTAAACTCTCTTCTTTCTCTAAAAAACATTCAGCAACTTACCTTGCTTGGAAGAAATCCCATTCCAAATGTAAATGCTGACTTTGTAAAACAATACAAAATCAATATTCATGAACCTAAGTCGTACCTGGACTATTTACCTGGTCACAGAAGTGCTATCTGCACTTTAGGTGTAGGTGAACCTTCAAAAATAAGTAAAGAAGAATTTATTAAAATTGATAAAACGGCTGTTTTAAATTTTGCAATAGCATGTAAAAATGCTGGAGTCAAACATTTTGAGTTATTGGCCTCAGTAGGAATACATGCTGAATCAAGATTTTTCTATTTAAGAGCAAAAGGGGAATTGGTCGAAGCTTTAAAAGACTTGAATTTTGATCGGTTAAGCATATTTCAACCATCAATGATTTTAACACCCACAAACCGATATGGGCTATCACAAGCCATTACCTTGAAAGTATGGCCCTACCTAAATCCGTTATTGATCGGGGGATTAAGGAAATACCGTGGTATACCGGTAGATGTATTAGGACAGGCAATGGCAAATAACATTTTCAATAATGGTAAAGGTTATGAAATTTTACAATGGGATCAGTTTTATTCGGTAACAAAAAAACGAAACTAAAAAGC
Protein-coding sequences here:
- a CDS encoding Rossmann-fold NAD(P)-binding domain-containing protein codes for the protein MTTKPNEQSIVMLGASGAVGTAALNSLLSLKNIQQLTLLGRNPIPNVNADFVKQYKINIHEPKSYLDYLPGHRSAICTLGVGEPSKISKEEFIKIDKTAVLNFAIACKNAGVKHFELLASVGIHAESRFFYLRAKGELVEALKDLNFDRLSIFQPSMILTPTNRYGLSQAITLKVWPYLNPLLIGGLRKYRGIPVDVLGQAMANNIFNNGKGYEILQWDQFYSVTKKRN